One Nocardia sp. BMG111209 DNA segment encodes these proteins:
- a CDS encoding TetR/AcrR family transcriptional regulator, translating to MAKQGTADKRPRRERGSLNPDDIIDGAFELAEEVSIDGLSMPLLGKYLDVGVTSIYWYFRKKDDLLDAMTDRALQKYIFQMPLLATGDWRETLAEHARTMRQIFITDPILCDLVLIRGVMSSQAGRSGADMTEAVVSSLVRAGLATDDAFDTYSAVHLLVRGSVVLQRLYDKNKELDGKANAYYERLIIEPESTPLLARAAAEGRRSGVPDDHNFEFGLTCILDHAERAIAAGSATQPAERPATKRLAKKTAIAEVTEHAANARRSRKSTTSR from the coding sequence ATGGCCAAGCAGGGAACCGCAGACAAGCGGCCGAGGCGCGAGCGTGGCTCGCTGAATCCGGACGACATCATCGACGGCGCCTTCGAACTGGCCGAAGAGGTCTCGATCGACGGCCTGAGCATGCCGCTGCTGGGAAAATACCTCGACGTGGGTGTCACCAGCATCTACTGGTACTTCCGCAAGAAGGACGATCTGCTCGATGCCATGACCGATCGGGCACTGCAGAAATACATATTTCAGATGCCATTGCTCGCAACCGGTGATTGGCGCGAAACCCTCGCCGAGCACGCGCGCACGATGCGGCAGATATTCATCACGGATCCCATTCTGTGCGACCTCGTCCTGATTCGCGGGGTCATGAGTTCACAGGCGGGCCGTTCCGGGGCGGATATGACCGAGGCGGTGGTCAGCAGCCTGGTCCGCGCCGGGCTCGCCACCGACGACGCGTTCGACACCTATTCTGCCGTGCACCTCCTCGTCCGCGGTTCCGTTGTGCTGCAACGGCTGTACGACAAGAACAAGGAGCTGGACGGCAAGGCGAATGCCTACTACGAGAGGCTGATCATCGAGCCGGAGTCGACACCGCTGCTCGCGCGGGCGGCCGCCGAGGGACGCCGATCGGGCGTCCCGGACGACCACAACTTCGAATTCGGCCTGACCTGCATTCTCGACCATGCCGAGCGGGCGATCGCGGCCGGATCCGCGACGCAACCGGCCGAACGACCCGCCACCAAACGGCTTGCGAAGAAGACCGCCATCGCCGAGGTCACCGAGCACGCTGCCAACGCGCGCCGTTCGCGGAAATCGACCACAAGCCGCTGA
- a CDS encoding SDR family oxidoreductase, protein MSFEGEVVLVTGGAGGLGAATVRHLHAAGAGVVIADLADDKASALAAELGERAIYVRTDVLSEDAVEEALAAADTLGTLRYSVIAHGGFGVRDKVVGRDGSPAPLKGFADTIALYLTGTYNVLRLAAAKIATLEPKADGERGAIVMTSSIAGYEGQMGQSAYSAAKGGVISLTLTGARDLAAVKIRVNSIAPGTMRTPLMELIGEEGLSKFAATVPFPKRLGTPDEYANLAEHLLANTYINGEVVRIDGAQRFQPK, encoded by the coding sequence GTGTCGTTCGAGGGTGAAGTTGTTCTGGTCACCGGCGGCGCCGGCGGCCTGGGTGCGGCGACGGTCCGCCACCTGCACGCCGCGGGGGCGGGCGTCGTCATCGCCGATCTCGCCGACGACAAGGCGAGCGCGCTCGCCGCGGAGCTGGGCGAGCGCGCCATCTATGTGCGCACGGACGTGTTGAGCGAGGATGCGGTCGAAGAGGCGCTGGCGGCGGCCGACACGCTGGGGACCCTGCGGTACTCGGTGATCGCGCACGGTGGTTTCGGCGTGCGGGACAAGGTGGTCGGCCGGGACGGCAGCCCGGCTCCCCTGAAGGGCTTCGCCGACACGATCGCCCTGTATCTGACCGGCACGTACAACGTGCTGCGGCTGGCAGCGGCGAAGATCGCGACGCTCGAGCCGAAAGCCGATGGTGAGCGCGGCGCGATCGTCATGACGAGTTCCATCGCCGGATACGAGGGCCAGATGGGGCAGTCGGCGTATTCGGCCGCGAAGGGCGGAGTCATCTCGCTGACCCTGACCGGCGCCCGGGACCTGGCCGCGGTCAAGATTCGAGTCAACAGTATCGCCCCGGGCACCATGCGCACCCCGCTGATGGAACTCATCGGTGAGGAGGGGCTGTCGAAATTCGCTGCGACCGTGCCGTTCCCCAAGCGGTTGGGCACTCCGGACGAGTACGCGAACCTGGCCGAGCATCTGCTGGCGAATACCTACATCAACGGCGAGGTCGTCCGGATAGACGGCGCCCAGCGATTCCAGCCCAAGTAG
- a CDS encoding thiolase family protein, whose translation MPRPVIVGAVRTAIGRSFKGSLVNVPPETLAAAVVPEVVRRAGVDPTVIDDIILAESHYGGGDLARHAAVASGYAEVPGQAVNRHCAGSLTAIADAAAYVAAGWERVLVAGGVQSLSMTPLMKMRVPGPELTFVDQWIPPSHPETPDAPTKDMSITVGWNTARAVGISREEMDAWALRSHQRAVAAIDAGKFLEEILPLKVARADGSVTDFAVDEHPRRGTTLEQLAGLKVLHPEIEGFSITAGNSSGTNDAAAAVVVVDDAFAAAEHLTVLGTIRAVANAAVPPRDTGLGAVRVIGKVLGRAGLSPSDVTLWEINEAFASVPIAATREYGLDEDLVNFSGSGCSLGHPIAASGARMVTTLLYELRRRGGGIGVAAMCAGGGQGGAIVVEV comes from the coding sequence ATGCCAAGACCTGTCATCGTCGGCGCCGTCCGCACCGCCATCGGCCGTTCGTTCAAGGGATCGTTGGTGAATGTCCCGCCGGAGACGCTCGCGGCCGCCGTCGTACCGGAGGTGGTGCGCCGGGCGGGCGTCGATCCCACCGTGATCGACGACATCATTCTCGCCGAATCGCATTACGGCGGTGGTGATCTCGCTCGCCATGCCGCAGTCGCCAGTGGCTATGCCGAGGTTCCCGGGCAGGCCGTGAATCGGCACTGCGCCGGGAGCCTCACCGCGATCGCCGACGCGGCGGCGTACGTGGCCGCCGGCTGGGAGCGGGTGCTGGTCGCCGGCGGCGTGCAGTCGCTGTCCATGACCCCGCTGATGAAGATGCGCGTCCCGGGGCCGGAGCTCACCTTCGTGGATCAGTGGATTCCGCCGAGCCATCCCGAGACGCCCGACGCGCCGACGAAGGACATGTCGATCACCGTCGGCTGGAATACGGCTCGGGCCGTGGGCATTTCGCGGGAGGAGATGGACGCCTGGGCCTTGCGGTCGCATCAGCGCGCCGTCGCGGCCATCGACGCCGGGAAGTTCCTCGAGGAGATCTTGCCGCTGAAGGTGGCGCGGGCCGACGGTTCGGTCACCGATTTCGCGGTGGACGAGCATCCGCGCCGGGGGACCACGTTGGAGCAGCTGGCCGGGCTGAAGGTGCTGCATCCCGAGATCGAGGGATTCTCCATCACCGCCGGGAACAGCAGCGGCACCAACGATGCCGCGGCAGCTGTGGTGGTCGTGGACGACGCCTTCGCCGCCGCGGAGCATCTGACGGTGCTCGGCACGATCCGTGCCGTCGCGAATGCCGCTGTCCCGCCCCGTGATACCGGTCTCGGCGCGGTCCGGGTGATCGGTAAGGTGCTCGGCCGGGCGGGGCTGTCCCCGTCGGACGTCACGCTGTGGGAGATCAACGAGGCGTTCGCCTCGGTGCCCATCGCTGCGACCAGGGAGTACGGCTTGGACGAGGATCTGGTGAACTTCTCCGGCAGCGGGTGCAGTCTGGGCCATCCGATTGCGGCCTCCGGTGCCCGGATGGTCACCACCTTGCTGTACGAATTGCGAAGGCGCGGTGGCGGAATCGGTGTCGCGGCGATGTGTGCCGGTGGCGGTCAGGGTGGAGCGATCGTCGTCGAGGTGTGA
- a CDS encoding amidohydrolase family protein, translating into MDKNDMILISVDDHIIEPPDMFANHLPRKYIADAPRLIHTDDGADVWKFRDVTVPNVALNAVAGRPKEEYGLEPDGLDEIRPGCFDVHERIKDMNAGGVLASMNFPSFPGFAARLFATDDPDFSLALVRAYNDWHIDEWCGAYPGRFIPMALPVSWDADACAGEVRRCAAKGVHSLTFSENPAALGYPSFHDEYWNPLWRALVETDTVLSIHIGSSGRLSIPAVDSPPDVMITLQPLNIVQAAADLLWSRPIKDYPDLKIALSEGGTGWIPYFLERVDRTFEMHSAWTAQDFGGKLPSDVFRDHFVTCFISDPVGIKLRHQIGIDNITWEMDYPHSDSMWPDAPEVLERVLAAENVPDDEIDKMTHRNAMRWYSFDPFTHIPREQATVGALRAAAAGHDVSIRARSHRTTDSAHKLEAFQSQIRAATAHSR; encoded by the coding sequence GTGGACAAGAACGACATGATCCTGATCAGCGTCGACGACCACATCATCGAACCGCCGGACATGTTCGCGAACCACCTGCCGCGGAAGTACATCGCGGACGCGCCGCGGCTGATCCACACCGACGACGGCGCCGACGTGTGGAAGTTCCGCGACGTGACGGTGCCGAACGTCGCGCTCAACGCCGTCGCCGGGCGGCCGAAGGAGGAGTACGGCCTCGAGCCCGACGGGCTCGACGAGATCCGGCCGGGCTGTTTCGACGTCCACGAACGGATCAAGGACATGAACGCCGGCGGCGTGCTGGCCTCGATGAACTTCCCTTCGTTCCCCGGCTTCGCCGCCCGGCTGTTCGCCACCGACGATCCGGACTTCTCGCTGGCGCTGGTGCGGGCCTACAACGACTGGCACATCGATGAATGGTGCGGTGCGTACCCCGGCCGGTTCATCCCGATGGCGCTGCCGGTGAGCTGGGACGCCGACGCCTGCGCCGGCGAGGTGCGCCGCTGCGCTGCCAAGGGCGTGCACTCGCTGACGTTCAGCGAGAATCCAGCGGCGCTGGGCTATCCCAGCTTCCACGACGAGTACTGGAATCCGTTGTGGCGGGCCCTGGTCGAGACCGACACGGTGCTCAGCATCCACATCGGCTCGTCGGGGCGACTGTCGATCCCGGCGGTCGACTCACCGCCGGACGTGATGATCACCCTGCAACCACTGAATATCGTGCAGGCCGCCGCGGATCTGCTGTGGTCCCGGCCGATCAAGGACTACCCCGATCTGAAGATCGCGCTGTCCGAAGGCGGCACCGGCTGGATCCCCTACTTCCTGGAACGGGTCGACCGCACTTTCGAGATGCATTCCGCATGGACCGCACAGGATTTCGGCGGCAAGCTACCGTCGGACGTGTTCCGCGACCATTTCGTCACCTGCTTCATCAGCGATCCGGTCGGGATCAAACTGCGCCACCAGATCGGCATCGACAACATCACCTGGGAGATGGACTACCCACACAGCGACTCGATGTGGCCGGACGCTCCCGAGGTCCTCGAGCGGGTGCTCGCGGCCGAGAACGTCCCCGACGACGAGATCGACAAGATGACCCACCGGAACGCGATGCGGTGGTACTCCTTCGATCCGTTCACACACATTCCGCGAGAGCAGGCAACGGTCGGCGCGCTGCGGGCCGCCGCCGCGGGCCACGACGTCAGCATCCGTGCCCGCAGCCATCGGACCACCGACTCGGCGCACAAGCTCGAGGCCTTCCAGTCCCAGATCAGGGCGGCCACCGCGCATTCCCGTTGA
- a CDS encoding enoyl-CoA hydratase-related protein: MSADLVLYDVEDAVATITLNRPELANAQNMPMLDDLDAAWTRAERDPEVRVIVLRGNGKHFSSGHDIDPRTWNTRDPEQKWLVSMGIGGVEYHGHTWELGARLAKEILFTGRPIDAEEAHRVGMVNRVVPRDDLESATRQLAVEIAAKHPFALRMAKRAVNQTLDIQGFTAAVRAVFDIHQLGHAHAISECGVPVLIALDGMKKQVSG; encoded by the coding sequence ATGAGCGCTGATCTCGTGCTGTACGACGTCGAAGACGCCGTCGCGACGATCACCCTGAACCGCCCGGAACTCGCCAACGCCCAGAACATGCCGATGCTGGACGATCTGGACGCGGCGTGGACGCGCGCCGAACGCGATCCGGAGGTTCGGGTGATCGTGTTGCGCGGCAACGGGAAACATTTCTCCTCCGGTCACGATATCGACCCGAGGACGTGGAACACCCGTGACCCCGAACAGAAGTGGCTGGTCTCGATGGGTATCGGCGGGGTCGAATACCACGGTCACACTTGGGAACTCGGCGCGCGGTTGGCGAAGGAGATCCTGTTCACCGGCCGTCCGATCGATGCCGAGGAGGCCCACCGGGTCGGCATGGTGAACCGGGTCGTGCCCCGCGACGATCTCGAATCGGCCACCCGGCAGCTGGCGGTAGAGATCGCCGCCAAACATCCCTTCGCTCTGCGGATGGCCAAGCGAGCGGTCAACCAGACCCTCGACATCCAGGGGTTCACGGCCGCGGTGCGGGCGGTCTTCGACATCCATCAGCTCGGACACGCGCACGCGATCTCCGAATGCGGTGTGCCGGTGCTCATCGCCCTCGACGGGATGAAGAAGCAGGTGTCCGGGTAG
- a CDS encoding acyl-CoA dehydrogenase family protein, translating to MDFSTVPLSEADSAFLARARAFLAEHVTAEVRRRDRETGDNFDEGVHLALGADGWLAAEFDDTLTRVQRRLWALERRRVHVPWVTWGTTQIVAASVRRYGTPALQAEVLPGVRDGRVRLCLGYTEPEGGSDVATCKTRAVRDGDHWVINGSKMFTTGAHNCRYVFLITNTDPTARKHKSLTMFLVPLDTPGIEIQGIRTVDGDRTNIVYYSDVRISDRYRLGDVNDGWNVLRGPLDEEHGNVAAETDGLADVSILGHQGWHMLTTIDKAAAILSEAGADGQRPIDDASVAVRLGRSLARAEAAQSTPSIFGRVAIAQTMRDIAPDLMDILGPTSLLPADTAGAIDDGDAEYLYRWAPLCGIYGGTLEVFRNMIAQHVLGLGKPNYSPPKAAAS from the coding sequence GTGGATTTCTCGACAGTGCCGCTGTCCGAAGCGGATTCGGCATTCCTCGCGCGTGCTCGCGCCTTCCTGGCCGAGCACGTCACGGCGGAGGTACGCCGCCGCGACCGCGAGACCGGTGACAATTTCGACGAGGGTGTCCATCTGGCTCTGGGGGCCGACGGTTGGCTGGCCGCCGAATTCGATGACACCCTGACGAGGGTCCAGCGGCGGCTGTGGGCGCTCGAGCGCCGTCGGGTGCACGTGCCCTGGGTGACCTGGGGTACCACGCAGATTGTCGCGGCCTCGGTGCGCCGATACGGAACGCCGGCGTTACAGGCGGAGGTGTTGCCCGGGGTGCGCGACGGCCGGGTCCGGCTGTGCCTGGGATACACCGAGCCCGAAGGCGGATCCGACGTTGCCACGTGCAAGACCCGTGCGGTCCGGGACGGCGATCACTGGGTGATCAACGGCTCCAAGATGTTCACCACCGGCGCACACAACTGCCGGTACGTCTTCCTCATCACCAACACCGACCCCACTGCGCGGAAACACAAGAGCCTCACCATGTTCCTGGTTCCGCTCGACACCCCGGGGATCGAGATCCAGGGCATCCGCACGGTGGACGGCGACCGCACGAATATCGTCTATTACAGCGACGTCCGGATCTCGGACAGGTACCGGCTCGGCGACGTGAACGACGGCTGGAATGTGTTGCGCGGTCCGCTGGACGAGGAACACGGCAATGTCGCCGCCGAGACCGACGGCTTGGCCGATGTGTCCATCCTGGGGCATCAGGGCTGGCACATGCTGACCACGATCGATAAGGCCGCCGCGATCCTGTCCGAGGCGGGAGCGGACGGGCAGCGGCCCATCGACGACGCGTCGGTGGCGGTGCGGCTGGGCCGTAGCCTCGCCCGCGCGGAGGCGGCGCAGAGCACGCCGAGCATCTTCGGCCGCGTCGCGATCGCGCAGACGATGCGCGACATCGCGCCGGATCTGATGGACATCCTCGGCCCCACCTCGCTGCTGCCGGCCGACACCGCCGGCGCGATCGATGACGGCGACGCCGAATACCTCTACCGCTGGGCGCCGCTGTGCGGGATCTACGGCGGCACGCTCGAGGTGTTCCGGAACATGATCGCGCAGCACGTCCTCGGACTCGGCAAACCGAATTACTCCCCGCCCAAGGCCGCGGCGAGCTGA
- a CDS encoding acyl-CoA dehydrogenase family protein — MDRYELRRLDYSLSADQTELQAVYAKFFATRSPIDVVRAAEPTGFDRNLWEQLCATGATTMALPAEVGGDGATLVDLVLVAEEIGRTLAPVPWIEHVCATRLLARLGAPTDAADLVSGQRIATFDARLDISAGPRLIPAAAAADEVIARRGTDIVRLTPDRRPDAVANLGRLPLAWIDPAAGSQVVASGAEAAAHYATALDEWRLLTAAALVGLVDETTRIAAEFATTRYTLGVPISTLQGISHPLANMAITVQSGRALSRRAAWFLGNEPGVRDELASAAFVFMAEEAAKAATMAVHIQGGLGVAAESAASGYLVRARGWPLAGGDPAASARRAAILLADKVSGSSRPALV; from the coding sequence ATGGACCGCTACGAATTGCGGCGGCTGGACTACAGCCTGTCGGCGGATCAGACCGAATTACAGGCGGTCTACGCGAAATTCTTCGCCACTCGGTCGCCGATCGATGTCGTCCGGGCCGCGGAACCGACCGGCTTCGACCGGAACCTCTGGGAACAGTTGTGCGCCACCGGCGCGACCACGATGGCGCTGCCGGCGGAGGTCGGCGGCGACGGGGCCACTCTGGTGGACCTGGTGCTGGTCGCGGAGGAGATCGGCCGCACCCTCGCCCCGGTGCCGTGGATCGAGCACGTCTGCGCGACCAGGCTGCTGGCGCGACTCGGTGCGCCGACCGATGCGGCGGATCTGGTGTCGGGACAGCGCATCGCCACTTTCGATGCGCGGCTGGACATCTCGGCCGGGCCCCGGTTGATCCCCGCCGCTGCCGCCGCTGACGAGGTCATCGCCCGGCGCGGCACGGATATCGTGCGGCTGACCCCGGACCGCCGGCCGGACGCGGTCGCCAATCTGGGTCGGTTGCCGCTGGCGTGGATCGACCCGGCGGCGGGATCGCAGGTCGTCGCCTCCGGTGCCGAGGCCGCGGCGCACTATGCCACCGCACTCGACGAATGGCGGTTGCTGACGGCGGCGGCGCTGGTCGGCTTGGTCGACGAGACCACCCGGATCGCCGCCGAATTCGCCACCACTCGCTACACCCTGGGCGTCCCGATATCGACGCTGCAAGGCATTTCGCATCCGCTGGCGAATATGGCCATCACCGTGCAGTCCGGTCGTGCGTTGTCCCGGCGCGCGGCCTGGTTCCTGGGCAACGAGCCGGGCGTCCGTGACGAACTCGCCTCGGCGGCCTTCGTGTTCATGGCCGAGGAAGCCGCGAAAGCCGCCACGATGGCGGTACACATCCAGGGTGGTCTGGGCGTGGCGGCGGAGTCCGCGGCGTCGGGCTACCTGGTCCGGGCCCGCGGCTGGCCGCTGGCCGGCGGCGACCCGGCCGCCAGCGCCCGGCGGGCCGCAATCCTGCTCGCCGACAAAGTCTCGGGCTCGTCGCGCCCGGCCCTGGTCTAG